ATCAAGCTCTTCATCAACATCCAGCGCGTCGAGGATCTCGATCATGGCGACGCGCAATATGCCGACGGCATCGGCCTGATGCGCACCGAGTTTCTGCTCACCGAGCGGGGCGGCCTACCCGACGAGGAGACGCAGTTTCGAGCCTATGATGCCGTGCTGCGCTGGGCCGGGCAGCGTCCGGTTACCATTCGCACGTTCGACGCCGGCGGCGACAAGCCGGTGCCCGGGTTCACGATCGACGGCGAAGCCAATCCCTTCCTCGGGGTTCGCGGCTTGCGGCTCTGTCTGGCCCGGCCCGAAATCTTCGCCGTCCAGCTCCGTGCACTGGCGCGCGCTGCCGTCCGCGGCAACCTCAAGGTCATGTTTCCGATGGTCACCTCGGCGGACGAGCTCGAGGCGGGGCGGAAGCTGTTCGCCGACACCGTACAGCGCTTGCAGGCCGAGGGCATTGACGCAATGCTCCCCGAGCTGGGAATCATGGTCGAGGTCCCTGCGGCGGCCCTGGCCATTGCGACGTTCAAGGCTTCCTTCTTCTCGATCGGCTCGAACGATCTCGCGCAATATGTTCTTGCCTGCGATCGTTCCAATGGAGCGCTCGCCCCCTTGATGGATCCGCTGCATCCGGCAGTGCTCGAACTGATCACGCGAACCGCCGAGCATGGGCGACGCGCCGCGATTGGCGTCAGCCTGTGCGGCGACATGGCAAGCGATCCGCGCTGCCTTCCCGCATTGCTAAACTGCGGCTTGCGCGAGCTGTCCGTGAATGCATCGGCGCTCGCGCAGATCAAGCAGACGATCGACCGGCTGAGCAGCGGAGGCGGCCTTGGCTGATACGGCGATCGATGAACCGGCGGAAGCCGGCGCTGTTGCGGTTTACAAGCGCATCTTCAAGGAAGTGCTGGAGAGCCGCCCGTCGGGCATGCGACTGCGCCTGGCCCATGCCATGGGGAAGAATCGCAGCTTTGTCAGCCAGATCAGCAATCCGGCCTATCCGGTGCCGATACCCGTGCAGCATCTCAACACGATCTTCGACGTCTGCCA
The DNA window shown above is from Bradyrhizobium sp. CB1650 and carries:
- the ptsP gene encoding phosphoenolpyruvate--protein phosphotransferase, translated to MQGGATGLAYRGRTASIGFAHGPFVRVDADTGGERVAGNLAEEALALRAAIDTASGQIADLAGVAGGEAAQILEFQVALLEDEDFIEAIFASIGEGDAADVAWRSALDTQIADYNSAADEYLKARSSDLADLRDRVIKILRGGGGQALKIPSGAVVCADDLPPSRFLEIDWSGGGGLALLRGSPTSHVAMLARARGIPMVVQLGAIPDIGATALLDGEGATLELDPGAEQVRLFEKRRESHRKSRASARAILRRPTASWRGERIKLFINIQRVEDLDHGDAQYADGIGLMRTEFLLTERGGLPDEETQFRAYDAVLRWAGQRPVTIRTFDAGGDKPVPGFTIDGEANPFLGVRGLRLCLARPEIFAVQLRALARAAVRGNLKVMFPMVTSADELEAGRKLFADTVQRLQAEGIDAMLPELGIMVEVPAAALAIATFKASFFSIGSNDLAQYVLACDRSNGALAPLMDPLHPAVLELITRTAEHGRRAAIGVSLCGDMASDPRCLPALLNCGLRELSVNASALAQIKQTIDRLSSGGGLG